The genomic DNA GTTTCGATGCCGAGTACCAGCATTGGCGAATTGTTATCCAATTTGCGCCCTTGCGCTCATCCGTAAAGCAGAGTTCTGGTACGTCCGGTAGCATTCCGGGGCCGGATAGCGCAATCGGTCATGCGTCACCGCCAATTGGTTCGGGAACACCAGCGATGTCCATTCTTGTCACACGGCCGCATCCCGACAATGAAGCGACGGCGGAAAGTCTGCGCGCGCGCGGGCACGAGGTGCTGCTTGCGCCGGCGCTCAAGTTCGAGCCGGTCGCCTTTCACGACGAAGGTGAAGCTCCCTACGGTGCCATCCTCGTCACGTCGGCCAACGCGATCCGTGCCGTCGCGCCACAATTGCGGGACCCTGGTCTCCTGGAGCTGCCGCTGTTCGCGGTCGGCGAACATACGGCCGCTGCGGCGCGCGACGCCGGCTTTGTCCGGGTGATCGTCGCCGGTGGCGATGCCGCCTCCTTGCGCGACAAGGTGATGCAGAGCGCCCGCGACAAGGTGCTGAAGAAAAAGAGCACGCTGCTGTATCTCGCGGGCGCGGATCTGTCGCGCGACCTCGGCGGCGAGCTCGACGCGGAGGGCTTTTCCGTGGTCAC from Bradyrhizobium sp. CCBAU 53351 includes the following:
- a CDS encoding uroporphyrinogen-III synthase; the encoded protein is MSILVTRPHPDNEATAESLRARGHEVLLAPALKFEPVAFHDEGEAPYGAILVTSANAIRAVAPQLRDPGLLELPLFAVGEHTAAAARDAGFVRVIVAGGDAASLRDKVMQSARDKVLKKKSTLLYLAGADLSRDLGGELDAEGFSVVTQTTYRMIPVKHLPRAVCEGFAAHGVEAVLHYSRRSARAFLDAARDEGVEISALAIPHCCLSATVASVLRDAGASQVLVAETPDENALFGTLERALRTRLA